The Nitrospirota bacterium genome contains a region encoding:
- a CDS encoding tetratricopeptide repeat protein, which translates to MSFRFSIAVVLSIVCLATPAWADFEAGTNAYDRGDFTTALREWRLLAEQGDAEAQFNLGLLYSNGRGVPQDYALARQWYEKAAAQGVAEAQFNLGRLYAFGQGVPQDYALARQWWEKAAAQGVADAQFNLGLLYAKGRGVPQDYVQAHKWFNLSGVSGNKKAVDHRDALATKMPTAQIAEAQKLALEWRPEAEKSSRAQATQQKKELDPKESGEILVGLSAHGQSMINFFEANKNQWEFNVRYGAPPITQNHKNMIYVRIPKHQQQFSACHEKLFGSKITKEDIRQYMKNDEALALFLAIGETAKVINSSPVVPQDMSVLNAAPKHEVALNLLYFNGMFKVFDEGFNLYVDTDKNWCDNFKKSLSR; encoded by the coding sequence ATGTCGTTCCGATTCTCCATCGCAGTTGTGCTCTCGATTGTTTGTCTCGCCACGCCTGCGTGGGCCGACTTCGAAGCAGGCACGAACGCCTATGACCGCGGCGACTTCACGACAGCCTTGCGTGAGTGGCGACTGCTGGCCGAACAGGGGGATGCGGAGGCGCAGTTCAACCTGGGTCTGCTGTATTCCAACGGCCGGGGCGTGCCGCAGGACTATGCGCTAGCACGGCAGTGGTATGAGAAAGCCGCTGCCCAGGGAGTCGCGGAGGCGCAGTTCAACCTGGGTCGGCTGTATGCCTTTGGGCAGGGCGTGCCGCAGGACTATGCGCTAGCACGGCAGTGGTGGGAGAAAGCCGCTGCCCAGGGAGTCGCGGACGCGCAGTTCAACCTGGGTCTGCTGTATGCCAAAGGCAGGGGCGTGCCGCAGGACTATGTCCAGGCCCATAAGTGGTTCAACCTGAGTGGGGTGAGCGGAAATAAGAAAGCAGTTGATCATCGTGATGCTCTCGCAACAAAGATGCCCACTGCCCAGATTGCTGAGGCGCAAAAGCTGGCGCTGGAGTGGAGGCCAGAGGCAGAGAAAAGCAGCCGAGCTCAAGCGACGCAACAGAAAAAAGAGTTAGATCCAAAGGAATCGGGTGAGATATTAGTTGGACTTTCTGCTCACGGACAGTCGATGATTAATTTTTTTGAAGCAAACAAAAATCAATGGGAGTTTAATGTGCGGTATGGCGCCCCTCCCATAACGCAAAACCACAAGAATATGATCTATGTCAGAATCCCTAAACATCAACAACAATTCAGTGCCTGTCATGAGAAGCTATTTGGCAGTAAGATTACAAAAGAGGATATACGTCAATATATGAAGAATGATGAGGCATTGGCTCTATTCCTTGCGATAGGAGAAACGGCGAAGGTAATAAATTCCTCGCCAGTTGTTCCGCAGGATATGAGTGTGTTAAATGCAGCGCCTAAGCACGAAGTGGCATTAAACCTGCTTTATTTCAACGGTATGTTTAAAGTATTTGACGAGGGGTTTAACTTGTATGTGGATACCGATAAAAATTGGTGTGACAATTTCAAGAAGTCGCTTTCGCGCTAG
- a CDS encoding S16 family serine protease, with translation MPRHLAVICTLVLTLLSGTPVSVHADTIIELPVLAAIHQNNLGVFEVLMMWWDKKPDPNPIRLQWLLAGVRLGDVHLGAMAQAFNYAVERTPSVQHSGTVSVQGVAYRPTGSDGPSAGAAMAVGFIALFKGDRIQRGMALTGTIEPGGQIGLVGSIPDKIRAAAREGFRTVLVPRGQMYDAQWNLNELGLQLNVTVKEVDTIDEAYQLMTGQRI, from the coding sequence ATGCCACGTCATCTTGCCGTCATTTGTACGTTAGTCCTCACCCTTCTCTCTGGAACCCCGGTCTCCGTCCATGCGGATACGATCATTGAGCTCCCGGTCTTGGCGGCGATTCATCAAAATAATCTCGGCGTATTTGAAGTCCTCATGATGTGGTGGGATAAAAAGCCAGACCCGAATCCCATTCGACTGCAATGGCTCCTTGCCGGCGTGCGGCTGGGCGATGTCCATTTAGGCGCCATGGCTCAGGCGTTTAACTATGCCGTCGAACGGACCCCCTCGGTCCAACATAGTGGAACCGTCTCGGTGCAAGGGGTCGCCTATCGGCCCACCGGCAGCGACGGACCAAGCGCCGGCGCAGCGATGGCAGTCGGATTCATCGCTCTATTCAAGGGCGACCGCATTCAGCGAGGTATGGCCTTGACCGGAACCATTGAGCCAGGAGGACAGATCGGCCTAGTGGGCAGTATCCCGGATAAGATTCGGGCTGCGGCACGAGAGGGGTTTCGTACCGTGCTTGTTCCGCGCGGACAGATGTATGACGCGCAATGGAACCTGAATGAATTAGGACTTCAGCTCAATGTGACGGTGAAAGAGGTCGACACAATCGATGAGGCGTATCAGCTCATGACAGGCCAGCGAATCTAG
- a CDS encoding pentapeptide repeat-containing protein, which translates to MALFWLPIGAVGSSCSVEQSASGPGAAFTLHLGADCRESEREARAVDATQLLQALKEGKGIDLSGVVVRGDLSLDTLPVGPLPSELEGMKELQGREVRVIAGSVTILNSVVRGAIRHQSRQGLLVVKGPVTLSGTKFEQIVDLSQSLFAQPVTLSGAVFLHESYFVQGRFLRDVFAEKTAFGPHTRFHRSVFRGPVTFQQSGFNGLVEFLEVVFEKDVNLSRTYFKLGTGFSGSRFKGLADFSEATFDREAFFTFTQFDGDAYFRRATFRSTADFSDATFKGREDFSKVFFEQGPLFTRATRSASGQAPLGLENQTVQYAIILSLLIFSAMLIAYLIRSR; encoded by the coding sequence ATGGCTCTTTTCTGGCTGCCGATCGGTGCGGTGGGGTCAAGCTGTTCGGTGGAGCAGTCTGCTTCAGGGCCAGGCGCGGCGTTTACGCTTCACCTGGGGGCGGACTGCAGGGAATCGGAGCGAGAGGCGCGAGCGGTGGATGCGACGCAGTTGCTCCAGGCGCTCAAGGAGGGGAAGGGCATCGATCTCTCAGGGGTGGTGGTACGCGGCGACCTGTCGCTGGATACATTGCCCGTCGGTCCATTGCCGTCCGAGCTTGAGGGCATGAAGGAACTGCAGGGGCGAGAGGTTCGCGTGATTGCCGGTTCCGTGACGATCCTCAATTCGGTGGTGCGCGGAGCGATCAGGCATCAATCGAGGCAAGGGCTGCTGGTGGTGAAGGGGCCTGTGACGCTCAGCGGGACCAAGTTCGAGCAGATCGTGGATCTCTCACAGTCTCTGTTCGCGCAGCCTGTGACGCTGTCCGGTGCGGTGTTCTTGCACGAGAGCTATTTTGTGCAGGGCCGATTTCTGCGCGACGTCTTTGCGGAGAAAACGGCCTTTGGTCCCCATACGAGATTCCATCGATCTGTCTTTCGCGGGCCGGTGACATTCCAGCAATCGGGATTCAATGGGCTGGTGGAGTTCTTGGAAGTGGTCTTCGAGAAGGATGTCAATCTGTCACGGACCTATTTCAAGTTGGGCACCGGGTTTTCCGGAAGCCGGTTCAAGGGGCTGGCGGATTTCTCCGAAGCGACATTCGACCGGGAGGCATTTTTTACGTTTACCCAGTTTGACGGGGACGCCTATTTCCGCCGGGCGACGTTCCGATCGACTGCGGACTTTTCCGATGCAACGTTCAAAGGGCGAGAGGACTTTTCCAAAGTCTTTTTCGAGCAGGGGCCGCTGTTTACCCGAGCGACCAGATCGGCATCCGGGCAGGCCCCCCTGGGGCTCGAAAATCAGACCGTGCAGTATGCCATCATTCTCTCCCTCCTCATTTTCAGTGCCATGCTGATCGCCTATTTGATTCGTTCGCGGTGA
- a CDS encoding segregation/condensation protein A translates to MDNHSDDTEQTELPYQVHIENFEGPLDLLLHLIKKSEINIYDIPIHLIAQQYLTYIEAMEDLNLTVAGEFLVMAATLIQIKSKMLLPVDETVVDEEDGPDPREELVRRLLEYKQFKEAANQLDEHERLWREIYSREQSPTVELKSDESLMVDVSLFDLVDALQEILNRNPGKTFMDILPDNLTVRDRMNSILEMLEGQESVNFIDLFEPSCHRLVIIVTFLALLELMKLRTARIFQAEHFGPILVSRAFSLVPDPAELDDAEWRGA, encoded by the coding sequence GTGGATAACCACTCAGACGACACAGAACAAACCGAACTGCCCTATCAGGTTCACATCGAGAACTTTGAGGGGCCTCTCGATCTCCTGCTCCATCTGATTAAGAAGAGCGAGATCAATATCTATGACATTCCCATCCACCTGATTGCCCAGCAATACCTCACCTATATTGAGGCGATGGAAGACCTCAATCTGACGGTTGCAGGGGAGTTTCTCGTCATGGCGGCGACCCTGATTCAGATTAAATCCAAGATGCTGCTTCCGGTCGATGAGACGGTGGTTGACGAGGAAGATGGGCCAGATCCCCGTGAGGAATTGGTGCGGCGCTTGCTCGAGTATAAACAGTTCAAAGAGGCCGCCAATCAGTTGGATGAGCACGAGCGGTTGTGGCGGGAAATCTATAGCCGTGAACAGAGCCCGACGGTCGAATTGAAGTCGGATGAGTCGCTGATGGTCGATGTCAGCTTGTTCGATCTCGTGGATGCGTTGCAGGAGATTTTGAATCGCAATCCCGGCAAGACCTTCATGGATATCCTGCCAGATAATTTGACGGTTCGAGATCGGATGAATTCGATTTTAGAAATGTTGGAAGGGCAGGAATCGGTAAATTTCATCGACCTCTTTGAACCGTCCTGTCATCGGCTGGTGATCATCGTCACATTTTTGGCCCTGCTGGAGCTGATGAAGCTTCGAACGGCCCGGATATTCCAGGCGGAGCATTTTGGACCGATCCTCGTGTCTCGCGCCTTTTCACTCGTGCCAGATCCGGCAGAATTAGATGATGCTGAATGGAGGGGAGCATGA